One genomic region from Laribacter hongkongensis DSM 14985 encodes:
- a CDS encoding succinate dehydrogenase iron-sulfur subunit, translating to MEKMRFSLYRYNPEKDDKPYMQDIEVEVDSTDVKLLDALVKLKAVDDSLSFRRSCREGICGSDAMNINGRNGLACITDLRSLKQPITLRPLPGLPVIRDLIVDMTQFFKQYHSIKPYLINDTPAPDRERYQSPEDREKLDGLYECILCACCSTSCPSFWWNPDKYVGPAGLLAAYRFIIDSRDEATSERLDNLNDPYRLFRCHTIMNCTDVCPKGLNPAKAIDSIKGMMAIRAI from the coding sequence ATGGAAAAAATGCGTTTCTCGCTCTACCGCTACAACCCGGAAAAAGACGACAAGCCGTACATGCAGGACATCGAAGTCGAAGTCGATTCGACCGACGTGAAACTGCTGGATGCACTGGTCAAGCTCAAGGCCGTCGACGACAGCCTGTCGTTCCGCCGCTCCTGCCGTGAAGGCATCTGCGGCTCCGACGCGATGAACATCAACGGCCGCAACGGTCTGGCATGCATCACCGACCTGCGCAGCCTCAAGCAGCCGATCACCCTGCGTCCGTTGCCGGGCCTGCCGGTCATCCGCGACCTGATCGTGGACATGACCCAGTTCTTCAAGCAGTACCACTCGATCAAGCCGTACCTGATCAACGACACGCCAGCACCTGACCGTGAGCGTTACCAGTCGCCGGAAGACCGTGAAAAGCTTGACGGCCTGTACGAGTGCATCCTGTGCGCCTGCTGCTCGACTTCCTGCCCGTCGTTCTGGTGGAATCCGGACAAGTATGTCGGTCCGGCCGGCCTGCTGGCTGCCTACCGCTTCATCATCGACAGTCGTGACGAAGCCACCAGCGAGCGTCTGGACAACCTCAACGATCCGTATCGCCTGTTCCGTTGCCACACCATCATGAACTGCACCGACGTCTGTCCGAAGGGCCTGAATCCGGCCAAGGCGATCGACAGCATCAAGGGCATGATGGCCATCCGGGCGATCTGA
- a CDS encoding GntR family transcriptional regulator, whose amino-acid sequence MSSKKPHYLPLYEQIKSKLIARIASGEWPTDAVLPSEWDLADEFGVSQGTVRKAVSELTALGWLYRQQGRGTFVAPGESEWGRAHLVSPGQFAELPDVPRPELLAVSRMTAPDDVAQALGGRRGMPLHHLRLLWRVRGEAVALDDVLLPVERFAELDARRVRLAGGGVYVLLERQYAVRVRATGWQFRAVRCGREEAVLLGVEPDEELLSVVRLGVTVDGEVVEWRQRLVRSRHWAWQFDLKR is encoded by the coding sequence ATGTCCTCGAAAAAACCCCATTACCTGCCGCTTTACGAGCAGATCAAAAGCAAGCTGATCGCGCGCATCGCCTCGGGTGAATGGCCGACGGATGCGGTTTTGCCGTCGGAGTGGGACCTGGCAGACGAGTTTGGCGTGAGTCAGGGAACGGTCCGCAAGGCGGTCAGCGAGCTGACTGCCCTGGGCTGGCTGTACCGGCAGCAGGGGCGTGGCACGTTTGTGGCACCGGGTGAAAGCGAATGGGGGCGGGCGCATCTGGTGAGTCCCGGCCAGTTTGCCGAGTTGCCGGATGTGCCCAGACCCGAGCTGCTTGCGGTCAGCCGGATGACGGCGCCGGATGATGTGGCGCAGGCCCTGGGGGGGCGCCGCGGCATGCCGTTGCATCACCTGCGGCTGTTGTGGCGCGTGCGTGGCGAGGCGGTTGCACTGGACGACGTGTTGTTGCCGGTCGAGCGGTTTGCCGAGCTGGATGCCCGCCGGGTGCGGCTGGCCGGCGGCGGGGTGTACGTGTTGCTGGAACGGCAGTATGCCGTCCGTGTCCGTGCGACGGGCTGGCAGTTCCGCGCGGTGCGCTGCGGGCGTGAAGAGGCGGTCTTGCTGGGTGTGGAACCGGATGAGGAGCTGTTGTCGGTCGTGCGTCTGGGTGTGACCGTCGATGGTGAAGTGGTCGAGTGGCGGCAGCGTCTGGTGCGCAGCCGGCATTGGGCCTGGCAGTTTGACCTTAAGCGATAA
- the sdhD gene encoding succinate dehydrogenase, hydrophobic membrane anchor protein, with translation MSNKRIVVGAGYGVKDWIVQRMTAAVMLVYTVLIVLMLLAMPSSYEGWQALFSLTWVQVITQITFIAVVWHLWVGIRDLWMDYIKPDGLRLALHALTAVWLVGCLVYSFVVVWGIK, from the coding sequence GTGAGCAACAAGCGAATCGTTGTCGGCGCCGGCTATGGCGTCAAGGACTGGATCGTCCAGCGCATGACCGCTGCCGTCATGCTGGTCTACACCGTGCTGATAGTGCTGATGCTGCTGGCCATGCCGTCCAGTTATGAAGGCTGGCAAGCCCTCTTTTCCCTGACCTGGGTCCAGGTCATCACGCAGATCACGTTCATTGCCGTTGTCTGGCACCTGTGGGTGGGCATCCGTGACCTGTGGATGGATTACATCAAGCCCGACGGCCTGCGCCTTGCCTTGCATGCGCTGACGGCCGTGTGGCTGGTGGGCTGTCTGGTTTACTCGTTCGTCGTCGTGTGGGGTATCAAGTAA
- the lysS gene encoding lysine--tRNA ligase, which translates to MSEQDITSQPAQDENQIMAERRQKLTEIRTSKGIAFPNDFRRQHLAAPLHAQYDATDKEALEAQPVEVVVAGRMMLKRVMGKASFATVQDSSGRIQFYISRDKVGEDVYADFKTWDMGDILGAKGTLMKTKTGELSVEVSELRLLSKSLRPLPDKFHGLADQEQKYRQRYVDLIINQDSRDTFIKRSKIVQTVREVMVGEDYLEVETPMMHPIPGGAAAKPFVTHHNALDMPLYLRIAPELYLKRLVVGGLERVFEINRNFRNEGMSTRHNPEFTMIEFYEAYCGYERMMEMTEKIIRRCAEAACGTTKVTYNGKEVDLGKPFDRFTIVGAIKHYNPQYTDEQLADEAWLKSEIKALGGKLPPAPGIGSLQLALFEECAEGKLWNPTFIIDYPVEVSPLARGSDADPSITERFELFIVGREHANGYSELNDPEDQAARFRSQVEQKDAGDDEAMHYDADYIRAMEYGLPPTGGCGIGIDRLVMLLTDAPSIRDVILFPHMRPE; encoded by the coding sequence ATGTCCGAACAAGACATCACGAGCCAGCCCGCGCAGGATGAAAACCAGATCATGGCCGAGCGTCGCCAGAAGCTCACCGAGATCCGGACCAGCAAAGGCATCGCCTTCCCCAACGATTTCCGCCGCCAGCACTTGGCTGCCCCGCTGCACGCACAGTACGATGCCACCGACAAGGAAGCGCTCGAAGCCCAGCCGGTCGAAGTCGTCGTCGCCGGCCGCATGATGCTCAAGCGTGTGATGGGCAAGGCCAGCTTTGCCACGGTGCAGGACAGCTCGGGCCGCATCCAGTTCTACATCAGCCGCGACAAGGTGGGTGAAGATGTCTACGCGGACTTCAAGACCTGGGACATGGGTGACATTCTCGGCGCCAAAGGCACCCTGATGAAGACCAAGACCGGCGAACTGTCGGTCGAAGTGAGCGAGCTGCGCCTGCTCTCCAAGTCGCTGCGCCCGCTGCCTGACAAATTCCACGGTCTGGCTGACCAGGAACAGAAATACCGCCAGCGTTACGTTGACCTGATCATCAACCAGGACAGCCGTGACACCTTCATCAAGCGCTCGAAAATCGTACAGACCGTACGCGAAGTCATGGTGGGCGAAGACTACCTCGAAGTCGAAACCCCGATGATGCACCCGATCCCGGGTGGCGCTGCTGCCAAACCGTTCGTCACCCACCACAATGCCCTCGACATGCCGCTCTACCTGCGCATCGCACCGGAGCTGTACCTCAAGCGGCTGGTCGTGGGCGGACTGGAGCGCGTGTTCGAAATCAACCGCAACTTCCGCAACGAGGGGATGAGCACCCGCCACAACCCCGAGTTCACCATGATCGAGTTTTACGAGGCCTACTGCGGCTACGAGCGCATGATGGAGATGACCGAAAAGATCATCCGTCGCTGCGCTGAAGCAGCCTGCGGCACCACCAAGGTGACCTACAACGGCAAGGAAGTCGATCTGGGCAAGCCGTTTGATCGCTTTACCATCGTCGGTGCCATCAAGCACTACAACCCGCAATACACCGACGAACAGCTGGCCGACGAAGCCTGGCTCAAGAGCGAAATCAAGGCGCTGGGCGGCAAGCTGCCCCCGGCTCCGGGCATCGGCAGCCTGCAACTGGCCCTCTTTGAAGAATGCGCCGAAGGCAAGCTGTGGAATCCGACCTTCATCATCGACTACCCGGTTGAAGTCTCGCCGCTGGCACGCGGCTCGGATGCCGATCCGTCAATCACCGAGCGCTTCGAGCTCTTCATCGTCGGCCGCGAACATGCCAACGGCTATTCGGAGCTTAACGATCCGGAAGACCAGGCTGCCCGCTTCCGCTCGCAAGTCGAGCAAAAGGATGCCGGCGACGATGAGGCCATGCACTACGACGC
- the sdhA gene encoding succinate dehydrogenase flavoprotein subunit, with protein sequence MSVPVRRFDAVIVGAGGAGLRAALQLSEAGLKTAVLSKVFPTRSHTVAAQGGISASLGNVQEDRWDWHMYDTVKGSDWLGDQDAIEFMCRKAPEAVIELEHFGMPFDRLEDGKIYQRPFGGHMADFGKTPVQRACAVADRTGHAMLHTLYQRNVRAKTQFFVEWMALDLIRDEDGDVVGVTALEMETGDIVVFHAKAVLFATGGAGRIFAASTNAFINTGDGLGMTARAGIPLEDMEFWQFHPTGVAGAGVLITEGVRGEGGILLNCNGERFMERYAPNAKDLASRDVVSRAMAVEIYEGRGCGKNKDHVLLDLHHLGPEVINKRLPGIREIAIKFAGVDPVKEPIPVVPTCHYQMGGIPTNYKGEVVAPKDGNDEARVNGFYAAGECACASVHGANRLGTNSLLDLVVFGKSAGVSMIEFIKNERPELKPLPANAADYSLARVNRIETQTGGVEVDDVRREMQQVVQRHAGVFRTQDVLAEGVKQIQDVAEKAKRTQIKDKSKTWNTARTEALELDNLIEVALATLISAEARKESRGAHARDDYPDRDDEHWMKHTLFHREGRQLTYKAVHTQPLSVDYIKPQKRVY encoded by the coding sequence ATGTCCGTACCTGTCCGTCGTTTTGACGCCGTAATCGTAGGCGCCGGTGGTGCGGGCCTGCGTGCCGCGCTGCAACTCTCCGAGGCCGGTCTGAAGACTGCCGTCCTGTCCAAGGTGTTCCCGACCCGTTCGCACACCGTTGCCGCCCAGGGGGGCATTTCTGCCAGCCTTGGCAACGTGCAGGAAGACCGCTGGGACTGGCACATGTACGACACCGTGAAGGGGTCGGACTGGCTGGGTGATCAGGACGCCATCGAATTCATGTGCCGCAAGGCGCCCGAAGCCGTGATCGAGCTTGAACACTTCGGCATGCCGTTTGACCGTCTGGAAGACGGCAAGATTTACCAGCGTCCGTTTGGTGGCCACATGGCCGACTTCGGCAAGACGCCGGTGCAACGTGCCTGTGCCGTGGCTGACCGTACCGGTCACGCCATGCTGCATACCCTGTACCAGCGCAACGTCCGTGCCAAGACCCAGTTCTTTGTCGAATGGATGGCACTGGACCTGATCCGTGACGAAGACGGTGACGTGGTCGGCGTGACGGCGCTGGAAATGGAAACCGGCGACATCGTCGTGTTCCACGCCAAGGCCGTGCTGTTTGCCACCGGTGGTGCCGGCCGCATCTTTGCCGCTTCGACCAATGCCTTCATCAATACCGGCGACGGCCTGGGCATGACGGCCCGTGCCGGCATCCCGCTGGAGGACATGGAATTCTGGCAGTTCCACCCGACCGGCGTGGCCGGTGCCGGCGTGCTGATCACCGAAGGCGTGCGTGGTGAGGGCGGCATCCTGCTCAACTGCAACGGCGAGCGCTTCATGGAGCGCTATGCCCCGAACGCCAAGGATCTGGCGTCGCGTGACGTGGTGTCTCGTGCCATGGCCGTGGAAATCTACGAAGGCCGTGGCTGTGGCAAGAACAAGGATCACGTGCTCCTTGACCTGCATCATCTCGGGCCGGAGGTCATCAACAAGCGCCTGCCCGGCATCCGCGAAATCGCCATCAAGTTCGCCGGCGTCGACCCGGTCAAGGAACCGATTCCGGTCGTGCCGACCTGCCACTACCAGATGGGCGGCATTCCGACCAACTACAAGGGCGAAGTCGTGGCACCGAAGGACGGCAACGATGAGGCCCGCGTCAACGGTTTCTATGCAGCCGGCGAATGTGCCTGTGCCTCGGTGCACGGTGCCAACCGCCTCGGCACCAACTCGCTGCTTGACCTCGTGGTATTCGGCAAGTCGGCCGGCGTGAGCATGATCGAGTTCATCAAGAACGAACGTCCGGAGCTCAAGCCGCTGCCGGCCAACGCCGCCGACTATTCCCTGGCCCGCGTCAACCGCATCGAAACCCAGACCGGTGGTGTCGAGGTCGATGATGTCCGTCGCGAAATGCAGCAGGTAGTGCAGCGCCACGCCGGCGTGTTCCGTACCCAGGACGTGCTGGCCGAAGGCGTCAAGCAGATCCAGGACGTGGCAGAAAAAGCCAAGCGTACCCAGATCAAGGACAAGTCCAAGACCTGGAACACTGCCCGTACCGAAGCGCTGGAACTCGACAACCTGATCGAAGTGGCCCTGGCAACCCTGATCTCGGCCGAAGCCCGCAAGGAATCGCGCGGTGCCCATGCCCGTGATGATTACCCGGACCGCGACGACGAACACTGGATGAAACATACCCTGTTCCACCGTGAAGGTCGCCAGCTCACCTACAAGGCTGTGCATACCCAGCCCTTGTCCGTTGACTACATCAAGCCGCAGAAACGCGTTTACTAA
- the gltA gene encoding citrate synthase — translation MENNRKVTLSISDSQSVELPVMSGTLGPDVVDIRPFAKTGMFTFDPGFLATASCESRITFIDGDEGKLYYRGYPIEQLAEHSDYLESCYLLLNGELPTAEQKREFDRKILRHNMINDQMFTIFKGFRRDAHPMAVMVGVVGALSAFYHDSLDITDPHHREVSAHRLIAKIANIAAQAYRYNKGLPFSYPKNGLTYAENFLHMMFSTPCEEYKVNPVLARALDRIFILHADHEQNASTSTVRLAGSSGANPFACIAAGIACLWGPSHGGANEAVLKMLDEIGSVENVPAFMQGVKDKTHKLMGFGHRVYKNMDPRAAIMKQTCDEVLNELGLHNDPKFKLAMALEKIALEDPYFIERKLYPNVDFYSGIVLSAIGIPVSMFTPIFALSRTVGWISHWAEMISDPAMKIGRPRQLYTGSPRRDYVQISDRT, via the coding sequence ATGGAAAACAACCGCAAAGTAACCCTGAGTATCAGCGACAGCCAGAGTGTCGAGCTGCCGGTGATGTCCGGCACCCTCGGCCCGGACGTGGTCGACATCCGCCCGTTTGCCAAGACCGGCATGTTCACCTTTGACCCGGGTTTCCTGGCGACTGCCAGCTGCGAATCCAGGATCACCTTCATCGATGGCGACGAAGGCAAGCTCTACTATCGCGGCTATCCGATCGAACAGCTGGCCGAGCATTCCGACTATCTGGAATCCTGCTACCTGCTCCTGAACGGCGAACTGCCGACAGCCGAGCAAAAGCGTGAATTCGACCGCAAGATCCTGCGTCACAACATGATCAACGACCAGATGTTCACCATCTTCAAGGGTTTCCGCCGTGACGCGCACCCGATGGCAGTGATGGTCGGTGTCGTGGGCGCCCTGTCGGCCTTCTATCACGATTCGCTCGACATCACCGATCCGCACCACCGCGAAGTGTCGGCACACCGCCTGATCGCCAAGATCGCCAACATTGCAGCCCAGGCTTACCGCTACAACAAGGGCCTGCCGTTCAGCTACCCGAAAAACGGTCTGACCTATGCCGAGAACTTCCTGCACATGATGTTCTCGACCCCGTGCGAAGAGTACAAGGTCAACCCGGTGCTGGCCCGTGCGCTGGACCGCATCTTCATCCTGCACGCCGACCACGAGCAGAACGCTTCGACCTCGACCGTGCGTCTGGCCGGTTCCTCCGGTGCCAACCCGTTTGCCTGCATCGCCGCCGGCATCGCCTGCCTGTGGGGCCCGTCGCACGGCGGCGCCAACGAAGCCGTGCTGAAAATGCTCGACGAAATCGGTTCGGTTGAAAACGTGCCGGCCTTCATGCAGGGCGTCAAGGACAAGACCCACAAGCTGATGGGCTTCGGCCACCGTGTCTACAAGAACATGGACCCGCGTGCTGCGATCATGAAGCAGACCTGCGACGAAGTGCTGAACGAACTGGGCCTGCACAACGATCCGAAGTTCAAGCTGGCCATGGCGCTGGAAAAGATCGCCCTGGAAGACCCGTACTTCATCGAGCGCAAGCTGTACCCGAACGTCGACTTCTATTCCGGCATCGTGCTGTCGGCCATCGGCATCCCGGTGTCGATGTTCACGCCGATCTTCGCCCTGTCGCGCACCGTGGGCTGGATCAGCCACTGGGCCGAAATGATCTCCGATCCGGCCATGAAGATCGGTCGCCCGCGCCAGCTTTACACCGGATCGCCGCGCCGCGACTACGTGCAGATCAGCGACCGGACCTGA
- the sdhC gene encoding succinate dehydrogenase, cytochrome b556 subunit yields the protein MQKKRPKHLDLGKISLPIMAKVSILHRISGVALFLALPLLIYLLQGSLSSEADFEAYRAVVAFPLMKLILLGLLWAFLHHFCAGIRFLMFDMHKGQSLEAARASAKAVLVVSIALTVVIGGILW from the coding sequence ATGCAGAAGAAACGACCCAAGCACCTTGATCTTGGCAAAATCTCCCTGCCCATTATGGCCAAGGTGTCGATTTTGCACCGGATCAGTGGTGTTGCCCTGTTCCTTGCCCTGCCTTTGCTCATTTACCTCCTTCAGGGGTCTTTGAGTTCCGAGGCGGATTTCGAGGCGTATCGCGCCGTGGTGGCTTTCCCGCTCATGAAGTTGATCCTGCTGGGTCTCTTGTGGGCTTTCCTGCACCACTTCTGTGCAGGCATCCGCTTCCTCATGTTTGATATGCACAAGGGCCAGTCGCTCGAAGCCGCCCGTGCTTCGGCCAAGGCCGTGCTCGTGGTCAGCATCGCCCTGACCGTTGTCATCGGAGGGATACTGTGGTGA
- the prfB gene encoding peptide chain release factor 2: MLEAEVLNQIDNQLADLGSRTADIRQYLDYDGKKDRLEEVSRLVEDPTIWEDPKRAQELGREKKALEDVVLVIDSILSTLADSRELFDMGRAEEDDDTVLAVRDDLAGVETRLEMLEFRRMFSNPMDPNSCFVDIQSGAGGTEAQDWASMLERMYLRYCERKNFKVEVIEESEGEVAGIKSATLKVEGEYAYGFLRTETGVHRLVRNSPFDSNNRRQTSFASVFVYPEVDDSIEIDINPADLRIDTYRASGAGGQHINKTDSAVRITHLPTNIVVQCQNDRSQHKNRAEAMSMLKARLFELELRKRNEEKQALEDTKTDVGWGHQIRSYVFDQSRVKDLRTLVEVGNVKGVMDGDLDGFIEASLKQGV, from the coding sequence ATGCTCGAAGCCGAAGTTCTCAACCAGATCGACAACCAGCTCGCCGACCTTGGCAGCCGCACCGCGGACATCCGTCAATACCTCGACTATGACGGCAAGAAGGATCGTCTGGAGGAAGTCAGCCGCCTGGTCGAAGACCCGACCATCTGGGAAGATCCCAAGCGCGCCCAGGAACTCGGCCGCGAAAAAAAGGCGCTGGAAGACGTCGTGCTGGTCATCGACAGCATCCTCTCCACCCTCGCCGACAGTCGTGAACTGTTCGACATGGGACGTGCCGAAGAGGACGACGATACCGTTCTGGCCGTCCGGGACGACCTTGCCGGTGTCGAAACCCGGCTCGAAATGCTGGAATTCCGCCGCATGTTCTCCAACCCGATGGACCCGAACAGCTGCTTCGTCGACATCCAGTCCGGAGCAGGCGGTACCGAAGCCCAGGACTGGGCCTCGATGCTGGAGCGCATGTACCTGCGCTACTGCGAACGCAAGAATTTCAAGGTCGAAGTCATCGAAGAATCCGAAGGTGAAGTCGCCGGCATCAAAAGCGCCACCCTCAAGGTCGAAGGCGAATACGCCTATGGCTTCCTGCGCACCGAAACCGGCGTGCACCGGCTCGTGCGCAACAGCCCGTTCGACAGCAACAACCGCCGCCAGACCTCGTTTGCCAGCGTGTTCGTCTACCCGGAAGTGGACGACAGCATCGAAATCGACATCAACCCGGCCGACCTGCGCATCGACACCTACCGTGCAAGCGGTGCCGGTGGCCAGCACATCAACAAGACCGACTCGGCCGTGCGCATCACCCACTTGCCGACCAACATCGTCGTGCAGTGCCAGAACGACCGCTCGCAGCACAAGAACCGTGCCGAAGCCATGTCCATGCTGAAAGCCCGCCTCTTCGAACTCGAGCTGCGCAAGCGCAACGAGGAAAAGCAGGCACTGGAAGACACCAAGACCGACGTGGGCTGGGGCCACCAGATCCGCTCCTATGTATTCGACCAGTCCCGCGTCAAGGACCTGCGCACACTGGTCGAAGTCGGCAACGTCAAGGGTGTCATGGATGGCGACCTCGACGGCTTCATCGAAGCCAGCCTTAAACAGGGCGTCTGA
- a CDS encoding malate dehydrogenase has protein sequence MNAPVRVAVTGAAGQIGYSLLFRIASGEMLGQNQPVILQLLDLPQAQNAVKGVMMELEDCAFPLLAGMVATDDPNVAFKDADICLLVGARPRSKGMERADLLEANGAIFTVQGKAIAENAKEDVKVLVVGNPANTNAYIARKAAEKVGRTNPANYTAMLRLDHNRALSQLAAKTGKAVASIENMAVWGNHSPTMYADYRFATVNGESVKSMINDEAWNRDVFLPTVGKRGAAIIEARGLSSAASAANAAIDHIRDWVLGTNGKWVTMGIPSDGSYGIPEGVTYGFPVTCKDGKYEIVQGLEIDEFSRACMNKTLAELEEERQGVAHLLG, from the coding sequence ATGAACGCCCCCGTACGTGTCGCCGTGACCGGTGCTGCCGGCCAGATCGGTTACAGCCTGTTGTTCCGCATTGCCTCGGGTGAAATGCTGGGCCAGAACCAGCCGGTCATCCTGCAACTCCTCGATCTGCCGCAGGCCCAGAACGCCGTCAAGGGCGTGATGATGGAACTGGAAGACTGCGCGTTCCCGCTGCTGGCGGGCATGGTGGCAACAGACGACCCGAACGTGGCCTTCAAGGATGCCGACATCTGCCTGCTGGTGGGTGCCCGTCCGCGCAGCAAGGGCATGGAGCGCGCCGACCTGCTGGAAGCCAATGGCGCCATCTTCACCGTCCAGGGCAAGGCCATCGCCGAAAACGCCAAGGAAGACGTCAAGGTACTGGTCGTGGGCAACCCGGCCAACACCAACGCCTACATCGCCCGCAAGGCAGCTGAAAAGGTCGGTCGCACCAACCCGGCCAACTACACCGCCATGCTGCGCCTTGACCACAACCGCGCCCTGTCCCAGCTCGCTGCCAAGACCGGCAAGGCTGTCGCGTCCATCGAAAACATGGCCGTGTGGGGCAACCACAGCCCGACCATGTACGCCGATTATCGCTTCGCCACCGTCAACGGCGAATCGGTCAAGTCCATGATCAATGACGAAGCCTGGAACCGCGACGTGTTCCTGCCTACCGTCGGCAAGCGCGGCGCTGCCATCATCGAAGCCCGCGGCCTGTCGTCCGCCGCTTCGGCTGCCAATGCCGCCATCGACCACATCCGTGACTGGGTGCTGGGTACCAACGGCAAGTGGGTGACCATGGGCATTCCGTCCGACGGCTCCTACGGCATCCCGGAAGGCGTGACCTACGGCTTCCCGGTAACCTGCAAGGACGGCAAGTACGAAATCGTCCAGGGTCTCGAAATCGACGAATTCAGCCGCGCCTGCATGAACAAGACGCTGGCCGAACTCGAAGAAGAGCGCCAGGGCGTCGCCCACCTGCTTGGCTGA
- a CDS encoding FAD assembly factor SdhE yields the protein MMDSRYDRAARQRIRWHSRRGLLEMDLVLTRFLDRHFDTLGDEEMDAYVRLLELIDTEFLEIVNGKRDVDDPALQPLVDMLRAV from the coding sequence ATGATGGACAGCCGTTACGATCGGGCCGCACGTCAGCGCATCCGCTGGCATTCGCGCCGGGGCCTGCTGGAGATGGACCTGGTCCTGACCCGGTTCCTGGACCGGCATTTCGATACGCTGGGTGACGAGGAGATGGATGCCTATGTCCGGCTTCTTGAACTGATCGACACCGAGTTTCTCGAAATCGTCAACGGCAAGCGTGATGTCGACGATCCGGCCCTGCAGCCGCTCGTCGACATGCTGCGCGCAGTGTAA